A single region of the Marinobacter nanhaiticus D15-8W genome encodes:
- a CDS encoding site-specific DNA-methyltransferase, which yields MPTLEFKGKQFVYSHHLGVPFRELKVISDKSLPAKNQEPSLDDNLIIQGDNLEALKALLPTHAGKVDCIFIDPPYNTGNEGWCYNDNVRSPLMREWLKKSANPVDKEDLERHDKWLCMMWPRLQLLKELLSERGSIWITLDDNEAQRCKMMLDEIFGEENFVASCIWHKMDSPKNTARYFSEDHDYLLVYTKNIAFWELNHLPRTDEMISRYQNPDNDPRGPWLLSDLDARNKYSKGLYSITTPKGRVIQGPPKGKYWRISEEKFKEMDQDGRIWWGADGNADPNIKRFLSEVRDGVVPQTIWNWKDVGSTRHAKTEILKVFSDTDEREIFVTPKPKALVARVLAIATDKNSLVLDSFAGSATTAHAVLEANKKDDGNRRFILIECEDYADTLTAERVRRVINGYPYTGTQREELHRENITWSTFEKKHSKVLDHVASIENLQGHEYDKISKQIKDGVLTVTGERKVKGTAPGLGGSFTYCTLGEPIDIESLLTGTGLPTFDALARYVFYTATGQSLAKVGEPAPDGFIGETDLFRVHLFYQPDREWLRSNEAALNAERVTAIEQNSKGGKRAIVFAVAKFMSQKELTARRIEFCQLPYAVHRILGD from the coding sequence ATGCCAACGCTTGAATTCAAGGGCAAGCAATTTGTCTACTCCCACCACCTTGGGGTGCCATTTCGCGAGTTAAAGGTAATCTCGGACAAATCTTTGCCTGCAAAGAATCAAGAACCCTCGTTGGATGACAACCTGATCATTCAGGGTGACAACCTGGAAGCTCTCAAGGCCCTGCTACCCACTCACGCCGGGAAAGTCGACTGCATTTTCATCGACCCGCCGTACAACACCGGCAACGAGGGCTGGTGCTACAACGACAACGTGCGTTCGCCTCTAATGAGGGAGTGGTTGAAAAAGTCCGCCAACCCGGTGGACAAAGAGGACCTGGAACGGCACGACAAATGGTTGTGCATGATGTGGCCTCGATTGCAGCTGTTGAAAGAGCTTCTATCTGAGCGTGGAAGTATCTGGATTACGTTGGACGATAACGAAGCGCAGCGTTGCAAGATGATGCTGGACGAGATTTTCGGCGAAGAAAACTTCGTCGCATCCTGCATATGGCACAAAATGGATAGCCCCAAGAACACTGCTCGCTACTTCAGCGAAGACCACGACTATTTGCTGGTTTACACCAAGAACATAGCGTTTTGGGAGCTCAACCATCTCCCCAGAACCGATGAGATGATTTCTCGCTATCAGAACCCAGATAACGACCCGCGTGGACCCTGGCTCCTCAGCGACCTTGACGCAAGAAACAAGTACTCAAAAGGGCTTTACTCCATCACCACTCCGAAAGGACGAGTGATACAAGGCCCACCGAAAGGCAAGTACTGGCGGATCAGCGAAGAAAAGTTCAAGGAAATGGATCAGGACGGGCGAATTTGGTGGGGCGCTGATGGGAATGCAGATCCAAACATTAAGCGATTTCTGAGTGAGGTGCGGGACGGTGTTGTTCCCCAGACGATCTGGAACTGGAAGGACGTAGGCAGCACCCGGCATGCAAAAACTGAGATCCTCAAGGTATTTTCCGATACCGATGAGCGAGAAATTTTTGTTACTCCTAAGCCCAAGGCTCTCGTAGCACGGGTACTGGCGATTGCGACAGATAAGAACTCTCTCGTCCTGGATTCATTTGCGGGCAGCGCAACCACAGCTCACGCCGTCCTGGAAGCCAACAAAAAGGACGACGGAAACCGCCGCTTCATCCTTATCGAATGCGAAGACTATGCAGATACTCTCACTGCTGAGCGCGTACGCAGGGTAATCAATGGCTATCCCTACACCGGTACCCAACGTGAGGAACTGCACCGAGAAAACATCACCTGGAGTACATTCGAGAAGAAGCACTCCAAGGTGCTGGACCATGTTGCGTCTATAGAGAATCTGCAGGGCCACGAATACGACAAGATCAGTAAACAGATAAAAGATGGTGTTCTCACTGTCACCGGTGAGCGCAAGGTAAAAGGAACCGCGCCAGGACTAGGAGGAAGCTTCACCTATTGCACACTCGGCGAACCTATAGACATTGAAAGCCTGCTTACCGGCACGGGGTTGCCCACCTTCGATGCCCTGGCCCGTTATGTTTTCTACACTGCCACAGGCCAATCACTGGCCAAAGTCGGCGAACCGGCACCCGATGGCTTTATTGGTGAGACAGATCTATTCCGGGTACACCTATTCTACCAGCCAGACCGTGAATGGTTGCGCTCCAATGAAGCTGCACTGAATGCCGAGAGGGTGACGGCGATAGAACAGAACAGCAAAGGTGGCAAACGCGCCATTGTGTTCGCCGTTGCCAAGTTCATGAGCCAGAAAGAACTGACTGCCCGCCGCATCGAGTTCTGCCAACTCCCCTATGCCGTCCACAGAATCCTGGGGGATTGA
- a CDS encoding ATP-dependent nuclease produces MHRLSHLTIKNFRACQNVALPLEGYTPLVGQNNTGKSTILKAVEWVLKPTALSKQDFHDPDKPVEISACIDGVSEAVLDQIPEAKHRKAIAPYCKSGRLWIRVVASGTTAKSIEKQVWDAEQCADADKPDQWRNYPTGLPQAVSALLPEPLVVQAMHDIGEDLGKAKAGTTIKSLLDEIMGPLLEAHAELSAALETIHHVLTADGDNRSDHLQQFDSDATDALAHFFPGLALDLDLQVVDVKEFFKAGDLHVTDKVTGDRRRFDQMGTGTQRAIQMALIRYLADTRKSSNDSPSRRLLLIDEPELYLHPQGVRRLRQALSHLSGAGFQVVFSTHSPMMLSRDNAADTVIVGKAAETGVNVRKPLRQAVEEALEGGPSQSRTLFELGNLTEIYFADRVVICEGKTDRRLLPLAYERLYDQAPELDHIAFVSLGSCADIPKALTVLSAMGIKACAVADLDFAYTHARRSGLLERDGEDIQAAKRILDALKQQNGFTLNGNGLPQNDKKSEWSAADAWACYAANEDGKAIALSSHETLKYSGVWVWLEGCIEQVTKADQKGEDAIAEQEDTLRALSATEIEEQMPAFKACFDWIRSF; encoded by the coding sequence ATGCACCGCCTAAGCCATCTAACAATCAAGAACTTCCGGGCATGCCAAAACGTCGCTCTGCCTCTGGAGGGTTATACCCCGTTGGTGGGCCAAAACAACACGGGGAAGTCTACCATTCTCAAGGCCGTTGAGTGGGTTTTGAAGCCAACGGCACTTTCAAAACAGGATTTCCACGACCCCGACAAGCCGGTAGAAATCTCTGCGTGTATCGATGGGGTCAGCGAAGCCGTTCTGGATCAAATACCCGAGGCTAAGCACCGCAAAGCAATCGCCCCATATTGCAAAAGCGGCCGCTTGTGGATTCGCGTCGTCGCTTCCGGCACCACTGCAAAGTCCATCGAAAAGCAGGTTTGGGATGCAGAGCAATGTGCGGACGCTGACAAACCCGACCAGTGGCGCAATTATCCAACTGGCCTGCCGCAGGCTGTGTCGGCTCTACTCCCAGAGCCGCTGGTTGTCCAGGCAATGCACGACATCGGCGAAGATCTTGGCAAGGCCAAGGCAGGCACAACTATCAAAAGCCTACTCGATGAAATTATGGGGCCGCTTCTGGAGGCCCACGCAGAGCTCAGTGCAGCATTGGAGACAATACACCACGTTTTAACCGCTGACGGCGATAACCGATCAGACCACCTTCAGCAGTTCGATTCCGACGCAACCGACGCACTGGCACATTTTTTCCCGGGTCTCGCTCTTGATCTGGATCTTCAAGTTGTAGACGTCAAAGAATTTTTCAAAGCTGGCGATCTCCACGTCACAGACAAGGTCACAGGTGACAGGCGGCGCTTCGATCAGATGGGTACTGGCACACAACGGGCCATCCAAATGGCCCTAATTCGATATTTGGCGGATACGCGCAAGAGCAGTAACGATAGCCCATCCCGCCGGCTTCTCCTGATCGACGAGCCGGAACTCTATTTGCACCCACAAGGAGTTCGGCGATTGCGGCAGGCGTTATCGCACCTATCTGGCGCCGGTTTCCAGGTTGTCTTCTCCACTCACTCTCCGATGATGCTAAGCCGAGACAACGCAGCCGATACCGTGATTGTTGGGAAAGCTGCCGAGACTGGCGTAAACGTTCGCAAACCACTACGCCAAGCTGTCGAAGAGGCGCTGGAAGGAGGGCCAAGTCAATCGCGCACGCTGTTCGAGCTGGGCAACCTGACTGAAATTTACTTTGCAGATCGAGTAGTCATTTGCGAGGGCAAAACGGACCGCCGATTGCTCCCCCTTGCCTACGAGCGGCTTTATGACCAAGCGCCAGAGCTCGATCACATCGCTTTTGTGTCTCTTGGCTCCTGTGCAGACATCCCCAAGGCACTGACTGTTCTCTCCGCCATGGGCATTAAGGCCTGTGCCGTTGCCGACCTGGACTTTGCCTACACACACGCTCGAAGGAGCGGGCTTCTTGAGCGAGATGGTGAAGACATTCAGGCTGCAAAACGAATTCTGGATGCTTTGAAACAACAAAATGGCTTTACGCTCAACGGTAACGGGCTTCCTCAAAATGACAAAAAGTCCGAATGGTCAGCTGCCGATGCCTGGGCCTGCTACGCCGCCAATGAGGACGGCAAGGCAATTGCCCTGAGCAGCCATGAAACATTAAAGTACAGCGGCGTTTGGGTCTGGCTCGAGGGCTGTATCGAACAAGTCACGAAAGCCGACCAGAAGGGTGAAGACGCCATTGCAGAACAAGAAGATACTCTTCGAGCGCTCAGCGCGACCGAGATTGAAGAACAGATGCCCGCCTTCAAGGCGTGTTTTGACTGGATCAGGAGCTTTTAA
- a CDS encoding helix-turn-helix transcriptional regulator translates to MRVLRLAEVQDKTGLARSTLYKYVDAGTFPRPIYLGGRAVGWIDSEVHAWLLEKQVERDMTHGATRGWSL, encoded by the coding sequence ATGAGAGTGCTCAGACTGGCAGAAGTGCAAGATAAAACCGGACTGGCCAGGTCCACACTGTACAAGTATGTTGATGCAGGCACGTTTCCACGGCCCATCTACCTTGGCGGCAGAGCCGTCGGCTGGATTGATTCCGAGGTGCACGCATGGTTGCTGGAAAAGCAAGTCGAACGTGATATGACCCATGGAGCAACGAGAGGCTGGAGCCTCTAG
- a CDS encoding YagK/YfjJ domain-containing protein gives MDHYTYHDTPTDEEMMDWLGGLHGGEIITNPLGQPITMPSDYHWRHDLVWVDQQLKTMANARHILNHQRLIQPEAFGAETVVLAPDPLLEMLTAVFTVLVTMFEKTDIGQHYRPSPYATRFLWAFGECGYLHEAGFRQPSAMSRQAAEQVVTDLNERLEAWYQSMGQRDFVYECSRNRRNSRDNYKRLCELMEALFECNSRLMVVRVDLGYSKFDSPYIDYETARYHREQICHAFNTHPLFNHLLGYAWKLEWQPEKGFHYHFIFFFDGHQCQEDITHGRLIGEMWTKAITGCQGHPWNCNLGAEKTYHYNAMGCIDYHDTEKQRGLFELAKYLTKVDEYAAMLVNGRTFQTSRKPSSQEGPRRGRPRLYQSTPLNFGL, from the coding sequence ATGGACCATTACACATACCACGATACCCCGACCGACGAGGAGATGATGGATTGGTTGGGCGGATTACACGGCGGTGAAATCATTACCAATCCGCTAGGTCAGCCAATCACAATGCCCTCAGATTACCACTGGCGACACGATCTGGTTTGGGTTGACCAACAGCTAAAAACCATGGCCAATGCGCGGCATATCCTTAATCACCAGCGACTCATTCAGCCCGAAGCCTTCGGCGCAGAAACGGTAGTGTTGGCCCCAGATCCGCTCTTAGAGATGCTGACAGCAGTTTTCACCGTATTAGTGACCATGTTTGAGAAGACGGATATTGGTCAGCATTATCGACCCAGTCCCTACGCTACTCGTTTTCTATGGGCCTTCGGTGAGTGTGGGTATCTGCACGAGGCTGGATTTCGTCAGCCGTCAGCGATGAGCCGTCAGGCGGCGGAACAGGTGGTCACAGATCTCAATGAACGCCTGGAAGCCTGGTATCAGAGCATGGGGCAGCGGGACTTTGTCTACGAGTGTAGTCGGAACCGACGTAATAGCCGCGACAATTACAAGCGTCTCTGTGAGCTCATGGAAGCCCTCTTCGAGTGCAACAGTCGCCTGATGGTTGTTCGAGTAGACCTAGGCTACAGCAAGTTCGACAGTCCTTATATCGACTACGAGACGGCGCGTTACCACAGAGAGCAAATCTGCCACGCATTTAACACCCATCCCCTGTTCAACCATCTGCTAGGGTACGCCTGGAAACTGGAGTGGCAGCCCGAGAAGGGCTTCCATTACCACTTCATCTTCTTCTTTGACGGTCATCAATGCCAGGAGGACATCACCCATGGTCGCCTCATTGGTGAAATGTGGACCAAGGCTATTACCGGTTGCCAGGGTCATCCTTGGAATTGCAATCTTGGTGCAGAAAAAACCTATCACTACAACGCTATGGGCTGCATCGACTATCACGACACAGAAAAGCAAAGGGGGCTTTTCGAGCTGGCCAAATACCTTACCAAGGTCGACGAATACGCGGCTATGTTGGTCAACGGCAGGACGTTTCAGACGAGCCGCAAACCGAGTAGTCAGGAAGGACCGCGTCGTGGGCGGCCTCGTTTATATCAGAGCACGCCTTTGAATTTTGGGCTCTGA
- a CDS encoding AlpA family phage regulatory protein, which translates to MQILRLRDVIQKTGLGRSSIYKFSGQDLFPRPITLGGMSVGWTTKRIDQWIVERVRERDSVPGNAEHTTPWAVTIGKGNICQKDLQILRIKQVVELTGLARATVYKYIHEREFPHPVSLVGASVGWLRTEIEYWLACCAEESSDESLDEPEAQFEAA; encoded by the coding sequence ATGCAAATCCTCAGGCTCAGAGACGTCATTCAAAAGACAGGCCTTGGCCGCTCATCAATCTATAAGTTTTCAGGCCAAGACCTATTTCCCCGCCCGATAACGCTTGGTGGTATGTCAGTTGGCTGGACAACAAAACGAATAGACCAATGGATCGTTGAACGAGTGCGCGAACGTGATTCCGTCCCTGGCAACGCAGAGCACACCACCCCATGGGCCGTCACCATTGGAAAGGGCAACATCTGTCAAAAGGACCTACAGATCCTCAGAATCAAGCAAGTTGTTGAGTTAACGGGCCTGGCTCGGGCGACGGTGTACAAATACATTCACGAAAGAGAGTTTCCGCATCCGGTATCACTGGTAGGTGCCTCGGTCGGCTGGCTGCGGACCGAAATCGAGTATTGGCTAGCTTGCTGTGCTGAAGAGAGTAGCGATGAGTCCCTCGATGAACCTGAAGCGCAATTCGAAGCTGCCTGA
- a CDS encoding SWIM zinc finger family protein, translated as MENYRKGLSAKLRSTSTQLSPQCCSCLEFNAHKYPCKRK; from the coding sequence GTGGAGAATTACCGGAAAGGTTTGTCAGCAAAGTTGAGGTCGACATCCACTCAACTTAGCCCTCAATGCTGTAGCTGTCTAGAATTTAATGCGCATAAATACCCCTGTAAAAGAAAATAA
- a CDS encoding coiled-coil domain-containing protein, producing the protein MPEDWRKRAIRWLSKSNEAQQSWAINYLGEKGWFLRGRRPDESSYDYLVTHIRDAPEVLAKKDDLRKLKRAWSQKKKRDEKGPRKTYSFMMSKSIGPKLRQLAKDRNEPAYKALEAVVLEYASIVKSKAWVELSQSNIQKRLDKLAQELKDAEDKRKELDAREAEVQRQLAELEARAKDLEAQEDKYLEDAVTLDNQRGLILQLYEDYRDLLHAQAFDKPIIRRVTAPISAPWNYRGRLKASPFLQRYQDLLASLKR; encoded by the coding sequence ATGCCAGAAGACTGGAGAAAAAGAGCTATCCGCTGGTTGAGTAAAAGCAACGAGGCTCAGCAATCCTGGGCCATTAACTACTTAGGAGAGAAAGGCTGGTTTTTGCGTGGTAGGCGACCTGATGAGTCGAGCTACGACTACCTGGTAACCCATATCCGTGATGCGCCTGAAGTCTTGGCAAAGAAAGACGACCTGCGGAAATTGAAGAGGGCTTGGAGTCAGAAAAAGAAACGGGATGAAAAGGGGCCGCGAAAGACTTACTCCTTCATGATGAGCAAGTCGATCGGGCCAAAGCTGCGCCAGTTGGCGAAAGATCGCAATGAGCCTGCCTATAAGGCTTTGGAGGCGGTGGTCCTTGAATACGCAAGCATTGTAAAGTCCAAGGCGTGGGTCGAGTTGAGCCAGAGCAATATCCAAAAGCGATTGGATAAATTAGCTCAAGAGCTGAAAGACGCGGAGGACAAGCGCAAAGAGCTAGACGCCAGAGAGGCGGAGGTTCAGCGTCAGCTGGCGGAGCTTGAGGCTCGCGCTAAGGATCTTGAAGCGCAGGAGGACAAGTATCTCGAAGATGCGGTAACCCTGGATAATCAGAGGGGGCTCATATTGCAGTTATACGAAGACTATAGGGATTTGCTGCATGCGCAGGCTTTTGACAAACCTATCATTAGACGAGTGACGGCACCGATTTCGGCTCCCTGGAACTATAGGGGACGGTTAAAGGCTTCCCCCTTTTTGCAGCGCTATCAGGACTTGCTAGCGAGCTTAAAGAGATAA
- a CDS encoding tyrosine-type recombinase/integrase, translating into MSRPINLLTDKKVQSAKFEKFGKRTKLTDGAGLYLDIQPSGKYWRMKYRFDGKEKTLALGVYPDVSLKLARERRTTAREQIADGIDPNEVKRDQKAAKKEQTDTFKAVAEDWLKLKKGELADSTLEVAKRRLETWAFPKLGSIPIKEIKPATVMEALRPIEEQGKHETAHRIRQRIGEIFRFAVAADRAEIDPTATLKGQLKTTPTRHRSAIINPDELGKLLKAIDAYSGHPSTRAALKLAPMLFLRPGELRNAEWAEIDLDKATWVVPGKRMKGTQKAKRAGQVPDHIVPLSTQAVEILKELKIITGHQSLVFESVKRKRPLSENTINVALKTMGYDGSVMVGHGFRATASTLLHEQNWQPEVIELQLAHKQRNQVAAAYNRSARLEERRQMMQSWSDYLFKLASKS; encoded by the coding sequence ATGTCCAGGCCTATAAACCTCCTTACCGACAAAAAGGTTCAATCCGCCAAGTTCGAAAAATTCGGCAAGCGAACCAAGCTCACTGATGGAGCCGGACTTTACCTGGACATTCAGCCGTCCGGGAAGTATTGGCGCATGAAGTACCGATTTGACGGCAAAGAGAAAACACTTGCCCTCGGCGTTTACCCCGATGTATCGCTGAAACTGGCTCGGGAGCGTCGGACCACGGCGCGGGAACAGATTGCTGACGGTATTGACCCCAATGAGGTCAAAAGGGATCAGAAAGCCGCCAAAAAGGAGCAAACGGATACATTCAAAGCCGTTGCGGAGGACTGGCTCAAACTGAAGAAGGGAGAGCTCGCAGATAGCACGCTGGAAGTCGCGAAGAGAAGGCTTGAGACCTGGGCATTCCCAAAACTGGGCAGCATACCGATCAAAGAAATCAAACCGGCAACTGTCATGGAAGCCCTAAGGCCAATAGAGGAACAGGGCAAACACGAGACAGCTCATCGAATCCGGCAACGTATCGGAGAGATCTTTCGTTTTGCAGTAGCAGCAGATCGCGCCGAGATAGACCCCACAGCCACGCTGAAAGGCCAACTCAAAACCACCCCGACTCGACATAGATCCGCCATTATCAACCCGGATGAGCTAGGAAAGCTCCTCAAGGCAATCGATGCCTACTCGGGACATCCATCCACCAGAGCGGCCTTAAAGCTTGCACCCATGCTATTTCTTCGGCCGGGCGAACTGCGAAACGCAGAATGGGCCGAGATTGATCTTGATAAAGCGACTTGGGTTGTTCCAGGAAAGCGAATGAAAGGTACTCAGAAAGCCAAGAGAGCGGGTCAGGTGCCGGACCACATCGTGCCTCTTTCGACCCAGGCCGTCGAAATACTGAAAGAGCTCAAGATCATCACCGGACATCAGAGCCTGGTTTTCGAATCCGTTAAACGGAAACGGCCACTCTCCGAGAATACGATTAACGTCGCATTAAAGACCATGGGCTACGATGGCTCCGTCATGGTTGGTCACGGATTTCGCGCAACAGCATCCACCCTACTCCACGAACAGAACTGGCAGCCAGAGGTAATTGAACTTCAACTGGCTCACAAACAGCGCAACCAAGTAGCTGCTGCCTACAATCGCTCAGCGCGGCTCGAAGAGAGGCGCCAAATGATGCAATCTTGGTCGGATTATCTCTTTAAGCTCGCTAGCAAGTCCTGA
- a CDS encoding TIGR04283 family arsenosugar biosynthesis glycosyltransferase, giving the protein MVTVPLHVSFIVPVLNEAASIVVALGDLQGWREIGHEVIVVDGGSTDDTVALATPFCDQVIQASKGRASQMNAGAAVAGGEVVVFLHADTRLPLDALEHLQRFVDSPATWGRFDVRLSGGQWIYRVIGGLMNLRSRLTGMCTGDQAMFVRRAMFQEVGGFEPLPLMEDIALSRRLLVLSRPYCVRSQVVTDSRRWEKHGPWKTILMMWRLRWRYWRGEDPASLAEVYYPDVSSKPEH; this is encoded by the coding sequence ATGGTCACCGTCCCGCTGCACGTTTCTTTTATCGTGCCTGTCCTGAACGAGGCTGCGTCTATTGTAGTCGCGCTCGGTGATTTGCAAGGCTGGCGTGAGATTGGGCACGAAGTAATCGTCGTGGATGGTGGTAGTACTGACGATACGGTCGCTTTGGCCACGCCATTCTGCGATCAGGTGATCCAGGCGTCCAAGGGCCGGGCCAGCCAAATGAATGCCGGGGCCGCGGTCGCTGGTGGAGAAGTCGTGGTGTTCCTCCATGCTGATACCCGTTTGCCCCTTGATGCTTTGGAGCATCTACAGCGTTTCGTAGACAGTCCGGCGACCTGGGGGCGTTTCGACGTTCGCCTGAGTGGTGGGCAATGGATTTATCGCGTTATTGGCGGCCTGATGAATCTCCGGTCACGGCTGACCGGTATGTGCACCGGCGACCAGGCAATGTTCGTACGCCGCGCCATGTTTCAGGAGGTGGGCGGTTTTGAGCCGCTCCCCCTAATGGAAGACATCGCTCTCAGTCGACGGCTTCTCGTTCTATCGCGTCCATACTGTGTTCGATCCCAGGTCGTCACCGACAGTCGCCGCTGGGAAAAACACGGCCCCTGGAAAACCATCCTAATGATGTGGCGGCTGCGCTGGCGTTATTGGCGCGGCGAGGATCCCGCGTCCCTGGCCGAGGTCTACTATCCCGATGTCTCCTCCAAACCCGAACACTAG
- a CDS encoding TIGR04282 family arsenosugar biosynthesis glycosyltransferase, whose protein sequence is MSPPNPNTSFRDCIIQFAKWPEPGHVKTRLAAELGNDGAMEAHIQLTCAVLDNLLAVGCPLHFWWDRPEPKSRKYAARILARLEANRVISGSQVGAGLGERMTHALNEGLESSDRAVIVGSDCPSVDADYVLQAFAALESADVVLGPSNDGGFVLLGSRRDLGSALNGIDWGTDQALAQTVAALLDNGFRTVQLDERWDVDELADWERFCTEWQVTQ, encoded by the coding sequence ATGTCTCCTCCAAACCCGAACACTAGTTTCAGAGACTGTATCATTCAATTCGCCAAGTGGCCGGAACCCGGGCACGTAAAGACCCGGCTTGCTGCAGAGCTCGGTAACGACGGAGCCATGGAGGCGCATATCCAATTGACCTGTGCGGTTCTCGACAACCTGCTGGCGGTTGGCTGCCCGCTCCATTTCTGGTGGGACCGGCCCGAGCCGAAAAGCAGGAAATATGCAGCACGAATCCTGGCAAGACTTGAAGCCAATAGGGTCATTTCAGGCAGCCAAGTTGGGGCGGGTCTGGGCGAACGGATGACGCACGCTCTGAATGAAGGGCTTGAATCATCGGACCGGGCAGTGATTGTCGGCAGTGACTGTCCTTCGGTGGATGCCGATTACGTTCTCCAGGCGTTTGCCGCATTGGAGAGCGCTGACGTGGTCCTGGGGCCTTCCAACGATGGTGGGTTCGTACTTCTCGGCAGCCGGCGCGACTTGGGCTCGGCATTGAACGGCATCGATTGGGGGACAGATCAGGCGTTGGCGCAAACAGTGGCTGCGTTGCTCGATAATGGCTTTAGAACAGTTCAGTTGGACGAACGGTGGGACGTTGATGAACTCGCCGACTGGGAGCGATTTTGTACGGAATGGCAGGTAACGCAGTAA